One stretch of Paenibacillus sp. FSL R5-0341 DNA includes these proteins:
- the ilvC gene encoding ketol-acid reductoisomerase, producing MPVTTYYEQDAELNVLKGKTIAVIGYGSQGHAQAQNLRDSGLNVVIGLREGKSFDTAKNDGFEVLSPAEATSRADVVQILLPDETQASVYKNEIEPNLKEGAALLFSHGFNVHFGQIVAPKNSDVLLVAPKSPGHMVRRTYVEGFGVPGLIAIEQDATGKAKEIGLAYAKGIGCTRAGVIETSFREETETDLFGEQAVLCGGVSALVKAGFETLTEAGYAPEMAYFECLHELKLIVDMMYEGGLASMRDSISNTAEYGDYVTGPRVVTEDTKKAMKEVLTDIQQGKFARDFILENQSGRAFLTATRRNEAEHPIEVVGGQLREMMHWIKK from the coding sequence ATGCCAGTAACTACTTATTATGAACAGGATGCAGAGCTTAACGTATTGAAAGGAAAAACGATCGCGGTAATCGGTTATGGTAGCCAGGGCCACGCCCAAGCTCAAAACCTTCGTGATAGCGGATTGAACGTAGTCATCGGACTTCGTGAAGGTAAATCCTTCGACACTGCAAAAAATGACGGATTTGAAGTTCTGTCCCCGGCTGAAGCAACAAGCCGCGCAGATGTAGTTCAAATCTTGCTGCCTGACGAAACGCAAGCTTCTGTATACAAAAACGAAATCGAACCAAACCTCAAAGAAGGCGCTGCATTGCTCTTCTCACACGGTTTCAACGTTCATTTCGGTCAAATCGTTGCTCCAAAAAACAGCGATGTATTGCTGGTAGCTCCTAAGTCCCCTGGTCACATGGTACGTCGTACGTACGTAGAAGGTTTTGGTGTACCAGGTCTGATCGCGATTGAGCAAGATGCAACAGGTAAAGCTAAAGAAATCGGTTTGGCTTATGCTAAAGGTATCGGTTGTACACGCGCAGGGGTTATTGAAACTTCCTTCCGTGAAGAAACAGAAACAGATTTGTTCGGTGAGCAAGCTGTTCTGTGTGGTGGCGTGAGTGCATTGGTAAAAGCTGGATTTGAAACATTGACAGAAGCAGGTTACGCTCCTGAAATGGCATACTTCGAATGTCTGCACGAACTGAAGCTGATCGTTGACATGATGTATGAAGGTGGACTTGCAAGTATGCGTGATTCCATCAGTAACACAGCTGAGTACGGTGACTATGTAACTGGACCTCGCGTGGTAACTGAAGATACGAAGAAAGCAATGAAAGAAGTCCTGACGGATATCCAACAAGGTAAATTCGCACGCGACTTTATCCTGGAAAACCAATCCGGACGTGCATTCTTGACAGCAACTCGTCGTAACGAAGCTGAACACCCAATCGAAGTGGTTGGCGGACAATTGCGTGAGATGATGCACTGGATCAAGAAATAA
- the leuB gene encoding 3-isopropylmalate dehydrogenase: MADVKKIAVIAGDGIGPEVVAEAEKVLKRTEEVFGYRFETEHALFGGIAIDEKGTPLPEETLTVCKSADAVLLGAVGGPKWDNNSKELRPETGLLGIRKALGLFSNLRPAVVFDCLKDASTLKPEVLEGTDLMVVRELTGGIYFGEKFRRESAQGEEAVDTCAYNVTEVERIVRQAFEIAQGRRKKLASVDKANVLETSRLWREVVNRVAPDYPDVELEHVLVDNCAMQLLRRPASFDVIVTENMFGDILSDEAAMLTGSIGMLASASLGEGSFGLYEPVHGSAPDIAGQGLANPIATILSLALMFRTTFGYAEGADAIEAAVSDVLNAGHRTSDIAVDKSTAISTTEMGDLIVAAIQKQA; the protein is encoded by the coding sequence ATGGCAGACGTGAAAAAAATTGCAGTTATTGCAGGTGACGGAATCGGTCCTGAAGTCGTAGCTGAGGCTGAGAAAGTTCTTAAACGTACAGAGGAAGTATTCGGTTACCGTTTTGAGACAGAGCATGCGTTGTTTGGTGGAATCGCGATTGATGAGAAGGGTACACCTCTTCCAGAAGAAACACTGACGGTATGTAAAAGTGCAGATGCGGTCCTGCTTGGAGCGGTTGGCGGTCCAAAATGGGATAACAACAGCAAGGAACTTCGTCCGGAAACAGGTTTGCTGGGTATTCGTAAAGCGCTCGGATTGTTCTCCAACCTGCGTCCGGCTGTCGTATTTGATTGCCTGAAGGATGCTTCAACTCTGAAGCCTGAAGTACTGGAAGGTACGGATCTGATGGTGGTACGTGAGTTGACTGGTGGGATCTACTTCGGTGAGAAGTTCAGACGTGAAAGTGCACAGGGCGAAGAGGCGGTAGATACTTGTGCATATAATGTAACGGAAGTGGAGCGGATCGTTCGTCAGGCGTTCGAGATTGCGCAAGGACGTCGCAAAAAGCTGGCTTCGGTAGACAAAGCCAACGTATTGGAAACTTCCCGTCTCTGGCGTGAAGTCGTGAACCGGGTAGCACCGGATTATCCGGATGTTGAACTGGAGCATGTACTTGTGGACAACTGCGCAATGCAATTGTTGCGCCGTCCAGCCAGCTTCGATGTCATCGTAACGGAAAATATGTTCGGAGATATCCTGAGTGATGAAGCAGCGATGCTGACGGGTTCCATCGGCATGCTGGCATCTGCATCACTGGGAGAGGGCAGCTTTGGACTTTATGAGCCGGTACACGGTTCTGCACCGGACATCGCTGGTCAAGGCCTTGCTAATCCGATTGCAACCATTCTCTCTTTGGCGCTGATGTTCCGCACAACCTTCGGTTATGCAGAAGGCGCGGACGCTATTGAAGCAGCTGTGTCTGATGTACTGAACGCAGGACACCGTACGAGTGATATTGCTGTAGACAAGAGCACAGCGATCAGCACAACCGAAATGGGCGATCTGATCGTCGCAGCTATTCAGAAACAGGCGTAA
- a CDS encoding DUF58 domain-containing protein — protein MALLWLVLVGGIVVGIHGVWFGRPALRKLKYSRQFSKLRCYAGDELEMVETISNEKRVSVPWLRLEAMMPVSFVFRSGSGMDISQGEIYQNHKSIFTLKPFTRITRKHPFICTQRGIYSLNTATMTGGDLFGVWRSTKPIPLQMSMVVYPSLVNAEDLPAIYQVWQGEVEVSRWIVEDPFLILGVRPYGAGDPMNRIHWKASARTGELQVYKQGWTADPQSWIVVNIQESADMWSVVTRPEKIERALRYAATAAVDAIGRGLPAGFAHNGYHVGGGRDALRIEPDYGTPHLERVLEAMAATELKCMVPMEQFLNDEVRLNEEAQQIRSYLLITSYVSAAMEHEIARLHEQGHRVTILPVEDVKGDMKAVSA, from the coding sequence ATGGCATTATTATGGCTTGTCCTTGTAGGAGGCATTGTCGTTGGCATACATGGTGTATGGTTCGGGCGACCTGCACTGCGAAAGCTCAAGTACAGCAGACAATTCAGCAAGCTGCGTTGTTATGCTGGAGATGAACTTGAGATGGTCGAGACGATATCGAATGAGAAACGAGTCTCCGTACCGTGGCTCAGACTTGAAGCGATGATGCCAGTGTCGTTTGTATTTCGTTCTGGCTCAGGAATGGATATTAGCCAAGGCGAAATCTATCAGAACCATAAGAGTATTTTTACGTTAAAACCGTTTACTCGTATTACGCGCAAGCATCCTTTTATATGTACTCAGCGTGGAATTTATTCATTAAATACAGCAACAATGACAGGTGGGGATCTCTTTGGCGTGTGGCGTTCCACCAAACCGATTCCTTTGCAAATGTCTATGGTCGTGTACCCTTCATTAGTAAATGCAGAGGATCTTCCTGCAATTTATCAGGTATGGCAGGGAGAAGTGGAAGTATCACGATGGATCGTCGAAGATCCGTTCCTGATTCTGGGTGTTCGCCCTTATGGTGCAGGCGACCCCATGAATCGTATCCACTGGAAAGCGAGCGCACGTACGGGCGAATTACAAGTTTACAAGCAGGGATGGACAGCAGATCCGCAATCATGGATTGTAGTTAACATTCAGGAGTCAGCAGATATGTGGAGTGTAGTCACTCGACCAGAGAAGATCGAACGGGCCCTTCGTTACGCTGCTACAGCTGCAGTGGATGCGATCGGTAGAGGGTTGCCGGCAGGCTTCGCTCATAATGGTTATCATGTGGGTGGAGGTCGCGATGCACTTCGGATTGAGCCGGATTACGGCACACCCCATCTGGAAAGGGTACTGGAAGCCATGGCTGCGACCGAGTTGAAATGCATGGTGCCTATGGAGCAATTCCTGAATGATGAAGTACGTTTGAACGAAGAAGCACAGCAAATCCGCAGCTATCTGCTGATTACATCCTATGTATCTGCCGCTATGGAGCACGAGATCGCCCGTCTGCACGAACAAGGACATCGCGTGACGATTCTTCCGGTAGAAGACGTGAAGGGTGATATGAAGGCGGTGAGTGCATGA
- a CDS encoding PAS domain-containing sensor histidine kinase: MISEFQDTVPQPTDGFPPVHLDNNKYENVLEHLDSGIMLFDSHGVLTFINVQMAKLLELPRSLLSGCTLMQMLHHPQMSRFKKKKILRIYRETIFHRKRYHELIDEYGRHWLVTVTYGDQMDGDFLFSVKDVSDYKQIEQTAYQNDKLAMLGRISASIAHEIRNPLTAIRGFIQLLRPHLLQLGKDEYARIILTEIDRANDIIYEFLNSSKPSAPQKTVMSVDSLLKEVVLLTESEGLMKGCEITLDEGDAPLNVSIDVKQIKQVILNMVKNAMDAIEEVGEEHTGLIRISTATENKFVQISIADNGQGMDHNTLVRLFDPFFTTKESGTGLGLSVSYRIIKNHGGTISVDSKKGEGTRFMIMLPLVY, translated from the coding sequence ATGATTAGTGAATTTCAGGATACAGTGCCTCAACCAACGGATGGATTCCCGCCCGTACATCTGGATAACAACAAGTATGAGAATGTACTGGAACATCTGGATAGCGGTATTATGTTGTTTGACAGCCACGGTGTATTGACGTTTATTAACGTTCAGATGGCAAAATTGTTGGAGCTTCCAAGAAGTCTGTTGAGCGGCTGCACCCTGATGCAAATGCTGCATCATCCGCAGATGAGCCGATTCAAGAAAAAGAAAATTTTACGTATTTATCGGGAAACCATCTTCCACCGTAAGCGCTATCATGAGTTGATTGATGAATATGGAAGGCATTGGCTGGTTACTGTGACGTACGGGGATCAGATGGACGGAGACTTCTTGTTCAGCGTCAAGGATGTATCTGATTATAAACAGATTGAACAGACCGCTTATCAAAATGACAAACTTGCGATGCTGGGGCGCATTTCGGCATCTATTGCTCATGAAATTCGTAATCCGTTAACCGCAATCCGTGGGTTCATCCAGTTACTTCGGCCCCATCTGTTGCAGCTTGGCAAAGACGAGTACGCTCGCATCATACTGACAGAAATTGATCGGGCGAACGACATCATCTATGAATTCTTGAATTCTTCTAAACCGTCAGCCCCTCAGAAGACCGTGATGTCTGTCGACTCTTTGCTCAAAGAGGTGGTCTTGCTGACAGAGAGCGAAGGTTTGATGAAGGGATGCGAGATCACGTTGGATGAAGGGGATGCCCCGCTGAATGTGTCCATCGATGTCAAACAGATTAAGCAGGTTATTTTGAATATGGTGAAAAATGCAATGGATGCCATCGAGGAAGTCGGCGAAGAACACACCGGCCTGATTCGAATATCTACCGCTACGGAAAACAAGTTCGTGCAGATCTCCATCGCCGATAACGGTCAGGGAATGGATCATAACACACTTGTGCGTCTGTTTGATCCATTCTTCACGACGAAGGAGAGCGGAACGGGCCTGGGACTCTCGGTAAGTTACCGGATCATCAAGAACCATGGAGGTACCATCTCTGTGGATAGCAAAAAGGGCGAAGGTACGCGGTTTATGATTATGTTACCCTTGGTATATTGA
- a CDS encoding 2-isopropylmalate synthase, translated as MRKIYVFDTTLRDGEQSPGVNLNTREKVEIAHQLERLGIDRMEAGFPAASPGDLAAVNAVANAVKNVTVIGLSRSREQDIDAVKEALKGAQDPCIHVFLATSPIHRQHKLRMDKAQVLDTARSAIRYAKKTFSKIEFSLEDAGRTEYDFLVEMVNMAVEEGAAVVNIPDTVGYLSPYEYGNIFKHLKENVHGIEKVQLSAHCHNDLGMATANTLAAILNGADQIEGTINGIGERAGNTAIEEIAMALETRQEFFQAKTSLQLSEIARTSRLVSRLTGMVVPGNKAIVGANAFAHESGIHQDGMLKEKTTYEIMTPESIGLKESKLVLGKHSGRHAFRERLIDLGYELEEEALNRAFAQFKDLADKKKEVTDEDLLAVIEEKLQDAPEVYKLESIFVTYGDESVPTAKVRIATLDGDTVEKQAEGNGSVDAIYNAIDQVSGEDVTLSDYSIKSVTHGKDALGEVHVVLTQNQVSVQGRGVSTDILGASARAYVDGLNQLIEKRKTYTNRVNVNL; from the coding sequence GTGCGTAAAATCTATGTATTTGACACAACGCTGCGTGATGGAGAGCAATCCCCGGGAGTCAATCTGAACACTCGTGAAAAGGTGGAAATTGCCCATCAGCTCGAGCGGCTTGGCATTGACCGGATGGAAGCTGGTTTCCCAGCGGCATCTCCAGGTGACCTGGCAGCTGTCAATGCAGTAGCAAATGCGGTCAAAAATGTGACCGTAATAGGTTTGTCCCGTTCCAGAGAGCAAGATATTGATGCGGTTAAGGAAGCACTTAAAGGTGCACAGGACCCGTGCATTCACGTTTTCCTGGCAACTTCGCCTATTCACCGCCAACATAAATTGCGTATGGATAAAGCGCAAGTACTGGATACGGCTCGTTCCGCGATTCGTTATGCGAAGAAAACATTTTCGAAGATCGAATTCTCACTTGAGGATGCAGGTCGTACCGAGTATGATTTCCTCGTAGAAATGGTGAATATGGCTGTTGAAGAGGGTGCAGCGGTGGTGAATATTCCCGATACAGTCGGCTACCTGAGCCCATATGAATACGGAAACATTTTCAAACATCTCAAGGAGAATGTACACGGCATTGAAAAGGTACAGCTGAGTGCCCACTGTCATAATGACTTGGGTATGGCGACAGCCAACACACTTGCGGCCATTCTCAATGGAGCCGATCAGATCGAAGGTACGATCAATGGCATTGGTGAACGTGCAGGGAACACGGCGATCGAGGAGATTGCTATGGCGTTGGAGACACGTCAGGAATTTTTCCAGGCAAAAACATCGCTGCAGTTGTCTGAGATTGCACGGACCAGTCGTCTGGTTAGCCGTTTGACAGGTATGGTTGTACCTGGCAACAAAGCAATTGTTGGGGCGAACGCCTTCGCACATGAATCCGGAATTCACCAGGATGGTATGCTGAAGGAAAAAACCACGTACGAGATCATGACTCCAGAATCCATCGGTCTGAAGGAAAGCAAGCTAGTACTGGGCAAACATTCCGGTCGTCATGCGTTCCGTGAGCGGTTGATTGATCTGGGATATGAGCTGGAAGAAGAAGCGTTGAATCGTGCTTTTGCCCAGTTCAAAGATCTGGCTGATAAGAAGAAAGAAGTGACAGACGAAGATCTGCTCGCGGTAATTGAAGAGAAATTGCAGGATGCACCTGAGGTGTATAAACTGGAATCGATCTTCGTTACGTATGGAGATGAATCGGTACCAACGGCCAAAGTCCGCATTGCGACGCTTGACGGGGATACGGTTGAGAAGCAAGCAGAGGGTAACGGATCGGTAGATGCGATCTACAATGCGATTGACCAGGTGAGTGGGGAAGACGTAACGTTGTCTGACTATTCCATCAAATCGGTAACGCATGGTAAGGATGCATTGGGTGAAGTACATGTTGTGCTGACTCAAAATCAGGTTTCGGTACAAGGACGTGGCGTGAGTACGGATATACTTGGTGCAAGTGCACGTGCTTATGTGGACGGTCTGAACCAATTGATTGAGAAACGCAAAACATATACGAACCGTGTAAACGTGAACCTATAG
- a CDS encoding aldo/keto reductase, whose protein sequence is MQYSYLGKSGLKVSRICLGTMNFGPATDEKEAFRIMDAALDAGVNFFDTANIYGWGENSGLTEEIIGRWFNQGGGRREKVVLATKVYGSMHDDTDGPNNEAGLSAYKIRRHLEGSLRRLQTDHIELYQMHHVDPAISWDELWGSFENAVHQGKIGYVGSSNFAAWQIAIAQSEAKSRHFLGLVSEQHKYSLNCRLPELEVLPAAKELGLGVIPWSPLDGGLLGRNALQKLEGTRSGGIAGRIEQQQAQLEDFAALCRDLGEPQDTVALAWVAANPAVTAPIIGPRTLEQFETALKCLDVTLDEAVLKRLDEIFPGPGGHAPNAYAW, encoded by the coding sequence ATGCAATATTCGTATTTGGGTAAATCAGGCCTTAAGGTCAGCCGAATCTGTCTTGGTACCATGAATTTCGGGCCTGCTACAGATGAGAAAGAAGCTTTCCGCATTATGGACGCAGCACTCGATGCAGGCGTGAACTTTTTTGATACCGCTAACATCTACGGCTGGGGTGAGAATTCCGGACTTACCGAAGAAATTATCGGACGCTGGTTCAATCAGGGCGGTGGCAGACGTGAAAAAGTAGTGCTGGCCACCAAAGTCTATGGCTCCATGCATGATGATACAGACGGCCCCAACAACGAAGCCGGACTATCCGCCTATAAAATCAGACGTCATCTGGAGGGTTCCCTCCGCCGCTTGCAGACAGATCATATCGAACTGTACCAGATGCACCATGTGGACCCTGCCATATCGTGGGACGAGCTGTGGGGTTCGTTCGAGAATGCCGTTCATCAGGGTAAAATCGGTTATGTAGGATCCAGTAACTTTGCGGCATGGCAGATTGCAATCGCTCAAAGCGAGGCCAAGAGTCGTCATTTCCTCGGTCTGGTGTCCGAACAACATAAATATAGCCTCAACTGTCGTTTGCCTGAACTGGAAGTATTGCCTGCCGCCAAAGAACTGGGTCTCGGCGTCATTCCATGGAGTCCGCTGGATGGTGGATTACTGGGGCGTAATGCGCTGCAGAAGCTGGAAGGAACACGTAGCGGAGGTATCGCTGGACGGATCGAGCAGCAGCAAGCTCAGCTTGAAGACTTCGCAGCACTGTGTCGTGATCTTGGTGAACCACAGGATACAGTAGCTTTGGCCTGGGTTGCAGCCAATCCGGCAGTCACTGCCCCAATTATCGGACCGCGTACGCTGGAGCAGTTTGAAACCGCGCTCAAATGTTTGGACGTCACTTTGGATGAAGCCGTGCTCAAACGTCTGGATGAGATTTTCCCGGGTCCAGGTGGACATGCACCTAATGCTTATGCGTGGTAA
- a CDS encoding MoxR family ATPase, giving the protein MEIQGMERMNQQMMDHVGKVIVGKEHTIELVMTAIIASGHVLLEDVPGTGKTMLAKSVASSLDCTFQRIQFTPDLLPSDLTGIHFFNQKEGDFEFRPGPLFANLVLADEINRATPRTQSSLLECMEERQISIDGSTRQLERPFIVIATQNPIDNQGTFPLPEAQMDRFMMKIRMGYPSSEESVEILRRTVASRSVDDLSAVISREELLKAQDTYKTVQINEDLLRYIIQLTEATRQHPELSLGVSPRGAQALLKASQAWAALHGRDFVLPDDIKVLAEPVLAHRLVFRNRVRQQEGLAERIIQELLNQTEVPTENLATSER; this is encoded by the coding sequence ATGGAAATCCAAGGAATGGAACGAATGAATCAACAAATGATGGATCACGTGGGAAAAGTGATCGTGGGCAAAGAGCATACCATAGAGCTGGTGATGACAGCGATCATAGCATCAGGACATGTGTTGCTGGAGGATGTACCGGGTACCGGGAAAACGATGCTCGCCAAATCGGTAGCCTCCTCATTGGACTGTACATTCCAGCGTATACAGTTTACACCGGACTTATTGCCATCTGACTTGACAGGTATTCATTTCTTCAATCAAAAAGAAGGGGATTTTGAATTCAGACCTGGCCCCTTGTTCGCCAATCTTGTGCTAGCGGACGAGATTAACCGTGCTACACCGCGTACGCAATCAAGCTTGCTGGAGTGCATGGAAGAGCGCCAAATCAGTATCGATGGTTCAACGAGACAGCTGGAGCGGCCATTTATCGTTATTGCTACCCAGAACCCCATAGATAACCAGGGAACTTTTCCGTTACCTGAAGCGCAGATGGATCGTTTTATGATGAAAATTCGCATGGGTTATCCAAGCAGTGAAGAGAGTGTAGAAATTTTGAGACGTACGGTAGCCAGCCGCTCTGTTGACGATTTGTCGGCAGTGATCAGTCGTGAAGAACTTTTGAAGGCCCAGGATACGTATAAAACAGTGCAAATCAACGAAGATTTGCTACGATATATCATTCAGTTAACCGAAGCGACAAGGCAACATCCCGAGCTCTCGCTTGGCGTAAGTCCACGAGGGGCTCAGGCGTTACTCAAGGCAAGTCAGGCCTGGGCTGCACTGCATGGCAGAGACTTTGTTTTGCCGGATGATATTAAAGTTCTGGCGGAACCTGTGCTGGCCCACCGCCTTGTATTTCGTAACCGGGTTAGACAACAAGAGGGCTTGGCTGAGCGCATCATCCAGGAACTTCTGAATCAGACAGAAGTGCCAACGGAGAACCTCGCTACAAGCGAGCGTTAG
- a CDS encoding peroxiredoxin, whose translation MAERLVGRPAPDFAMETVSGDGQDFGSVKLSDYRGKWLVFFFYPLDFTFVCPTEITALSVASEQFKALDTEILGVSVDSVHSHKAWINTPVDSNGLGQLNFPLASDITKQVAKDYGVLIEEEGVALRGLFIIDPEGELKYQVVNHNDVGRSVEETLRVLQALQSGGLCAMNWKPGDTNL comes from the coding sequence ATGGCAGAACGTTTGGTTGGTAGACCAGCACCGGATTTCGCAATGGAAACAGTATCGGGAGATGGACAAGATTTCGGTTCCGTTAAACTGTCCGATTATCGTGGCAAATGGCTCGTATTCTTCTTTTATCCTTTGGACTTCACATTTGTGTGCCCAACTGAAATTACAGCTTTGAGCGTTGCTTCTGAGCAATTCAAAGCTTTGGATACTGAAATCCTTGGCGTGAGCGTAGACTCCGTACACAGCCACAAAGCATGGATCAATACACCTGTAGACAGCAATGGTCTGGGTCAATTGAACTTCCCATTGGCTTCCGATATCACGAAGCAAGTAGCTAAAGATTACGGCGTTCTGATCGAAGAAGAAGGCGTAGCATTGCGCGGTCTGTTCATCATCGATCCAGAAGGCGAACTGAAATATCAAGTAGTTAACCACAACGATGTAGGCCGTAGTGTTGAAGAAACACTTCGCGTACTGCAAGCACTGCAATCCGGCGGATTGTGTGCAATGAACTGGAAACCAGGCGACACTAACCTGTAA
- a CDS encoding aldolase catalytic domain-containing protein, with the protein MKTNHCKIVDCTIRDGGLVNNWDFSVDFVQQLYAGLNEAGVDYMEIGYKNSPKLLKGAEEAGPWRFLNDDFLRKVIPQKGNTKLSALVDVGRVDENDILPRSESMLDLIRVACYSKDVDKALALVQTFHDRGYETTLNIMALSNVMENELLEAFELIKESSVDVVYIVDSYGSLDHNDVKYLVEKFKTHLPNKRLGVHTHNNMQLAFSNTLVAAELGVELLDASVYGMGRAAGNCPTELLVAHLKGTKYNLRPVLGVLEQLMVPLREKEEWGYILPYMITGALDEHPRSAMALRSSEDKDKVVDFYDKLTTPEVNFDK; encoded by the coding sequence ATGAAGACAAATCATTGCAAAATTGTAGATTGTACGATCCGTGATGGCGGATTAGTGAATAATTGGGACTTTAGCGTGGACTTTGTTCAACAGCTGTATGCTGGGTTGAATGAAGCTGGCGTTGATTATATGGAAATTGGATATAAAAACTCTCCGAAGTTGCTGAAAGGTGCGGAGGAAGCGGGACCTTGGCGTTTCCTGAATGATGATTTCTTGCGTAAAGTTATTCCTCAAAAAGGAAATACCAAACTGTCTGCATTGGTTGACGTTGGACGTGTGGATGAGAACGACATCTTGCCTCGCAGCGAGAGCATGCTGGATCTGATCCGGGTTGCCTGCTACAGCAAAGATGTAGACAAGGCACTTGCACTGGTTCAAACATTCCATGATCGTGGATATGAAACAACACTGAATATTATGGCACTCTCCAATGTTATGGAGAATGAGTTGCTGGAAGCATTTGAATTGATCAAAGAAAGCTCCGTAGATGTGGTTTACATTGTAGATTCCTACGGTAGCCTCGATCATAATGATGTGAAATACCTGGTAGAGAAGTTCAAGACTCACTTGCCTAACAAGCGTCTTGGGGTTCACACACATAACAACATGCAACTCGCGTTCTCCAACACATTGGTTGCGGCGGAGTTGGGAGTTGAACTGCTTGATGCTTCTGTATATGGTATGGGACGTGCAGCAGGTAACTGCCCAACTGAATTGCTCGTAGCTCATCTGAAAGGTACGAAATACAATCTGCGCCCAGTACTTGGTGTACTGGAACAGCTGATGGTACCCCTGAGAGAAAAAGAAGAGTGGGGCTACATTCTACCTTACATGATCACAGGTGCATTGGACGAGCATCCACGTTCGGCGATGGCGCTTCGTTCATCGGAAGACAAGGATAAGGTTGTTGATTTCTATGATAAGTTAACAACACCAGAAGTGAATTTCGACAAGTAA